The Leadbetterella byssophila DSM 17132 DNA window ATTCTTGAATCTGTTTGAACCTAGGGAGGGGTCACCAATGCCCTCAATGAGCAAATCCCCTAAGATCTTTCCGCTGCTTACCCGACCGTTAGAATAGATCATGGTTTCAAATTTATAGGTAGGACCCAGATATTCCAAGGCCGTGGCGGTGGTGACCAACTTCAGCGTAGAGGCTGGAGGTAAATTGATTTCTGAGGCATGCGCGTACACCTGCTCGCCGGAGTTCAAGGAGCGGATGCTAACTGACACTTGGATGCCTTCCTGGCCTTTAGCGCTTCTGAAGCTTTGGATATGCTTATTGATACCGGAGCTAAAAACGTTAAGTTGTAGGAGAATAAAACAGATCAACTTCATAAGTATATTCACGAAAATGCCCGCCAATATAGTATCTTTGTATTTCATTAAGAATAAAAGAGCTCTTTAAACTTATGAAGCTAACATTTTATGGTGCGGCCCAGAAAGTGGCGGGGAGCATGTTTCTTCTGGAGTTTGAAGATGGATATCAGGCTCTAATCGACTGTGGGTCAGAGGTAGAAGGGAACCCTAGGCTTACAGAGGAAGAGTTTAGATACGGAAATTTTCCTTTTGATGCCTCTAGAGTTAATGTAGTCATTCTGACGCATGCTCATATTGATCATTCAGGGCAGATACCTAATTTATATCAGGACGGATTTGAAGGACAGGTACTTTGTACCAGTCCTACCATGGATCTTACAGAAGTGCTGCTTTATGATGCGGCGAGCTTGAATGCCCGTGTGGTAAAAAGCGTGGAGAAGAGTCATAGGAAATCCAAGAAGTGGAAGAGCAAAGAAACCCAAGGCCTGTATTTGAATAGACAAGTGGAGGAGGCCATGGAGAATTTTGTGCCTATAGCCTTTGAACAAAGATTCAAATTTAAAGATGATGGTTTCGTGACCTTTTACCCTGCTGGACACCTGCTTGGCGCGGCTCACGTAGTCCTAGAAGTGAAGGAAGGAGGAGAATGGAAGAAGATAGGATTCTCAGGGGATATAGGTAGGAAGAATTTTACCCTGCTAGTGGATCCTAAACCAATTCCTCAAGTGGACTACCTAGTAATGGAGTCTACATATGGTCAAAGGAATCACGAGGATAGTGGAGATCCTGCGGAGATATTAGGAGAAATCATTCAAGCCGCCTGTGTGGATGTGAAGGGGCGTCTTATAGTACCTGCCTTCAGTGTGGGGAGAACGCAGTGTTTACTGTACACTTTGAATAGATTGTATTATGACAAAGGTATTAGTCCTATCAAAGTATTTACAGATAGTCCGCTAGCAAAAGCCAGTACAAAGATCTATGAGAAATACAGGAACCGCTTAAACAAAGAGGCCCAGGAGTTTTTTGAAGAGACAGATTCTTTGTTTGACTTTGAGAACCTACACTATTTGGAGTCCAATAAGGAAAGCCAATTGGTTTCAACGCATGCAGAGCCCTGTATTATCATCAGTTCTTCCGGAATGATCAAGGGAGGAAGGGTGGAATACCACATAGAAAAGAACATTGAAAACCCTTACGCAACGATATTGATGGTGGGATATGCGAACGAAGATTCTGTAGGAGGGAAGTTACTTTCCGGGGAACAGCGTCAATTGCATATCCGAAACAAGAAGCTTGAGGTAAACGCAAAAATTAAGAAAACGGATATTTTTAGTGGTCACGGAGACCGTGATGACCTCCTTGCATTCGCCAAAATTCAAAAGCCTGAACTCTTAAAAAAACTCTTTTTAGTTCATGGAGATTTGAATGCTATGCTTAATTTTAAGCAAATTTTGAATGAGAGTGGATACGAGGATGTGGAGTTACCGGCTCGGTATCAGACCTTTGAATTGTAAAAATTACACATGAGAACATTACTAGAGTTCGAAAAACCCATAGCAGAATTGGAAGCCAAATTGGAAGACATGAAGAAATTGGCCAATGATAATAATGTGGACGTGAGTGATGCCGTAAGGAACCTCAATGCTGCTATTGAAACATTGAGAACCGAGACCTTTCAGAATCTTACCCGTTGGCAAAGAGTGCAGCTATCTAGACACCCGGACAGACCTTATACCTTAGATTACATAGAGCGTATATGTGAAGAATTTCACGAATTACACGGAGACAGAACCGTAAGGGATGATCCGGCTATCGTAGGAGGTATGGCAAAGATTAACGGCAAGAGTGTCATGATCATAGGCCAGCAGAAAGGTAGAAAGACCAAAGAGCGTCAGCATCGCAACTTTGGTATGGCCAATCCGGAAGGATACCGCAAGGCCCTTCGTCTGATGAAGATGGCTGAGAAATTCAATATGCCTATCGTAACCTTGATAGATACTCCGGGTGCTTTCCCAGGGCTTGAGGCAGAGGAGAGAGGACAGGGAGAAGCCATTGCTAGAAACTTAAAAGAAATGATGACCCTTAAAGTGCCTGTGATCTGTATAGTGATAGGCGAAGGTGCATCAGGTGGAGCATTAGGTATAGGCATAGGTGATAGAGTACTGATGTTAGAAAACTCCTGGTATTCTGTGATTTCTCCAGAGAACTGTTCTACTATCCTATGGAGAACCTGGGAGTTCAAAGAGCAGGCTGCTGAAGCATTGAAACTAACGGCTACAGATATGAAAGCGAATGGCTTAGTGGACGGTATAATTCCTGAACCACTAGGTGGAGCTCATTTGAAATGGGACGAGATGGCTACTATTCTGAAGAATACCATTTTGAAAGAAATCAAAGACTTAGAAAAGAAATCTCCAGCTAAAAGGATCTCAGAGCGTATAGATAAATTCTGCGCTATGGGAGTAGTGATTGAGTAATATGCCGGCAAAAACCAAAGCCGTAGTGTTTGACTTCGGCAATGTGATCATACCCATTGATCTTGAAAGAACTTTTCAAGCCTTTGCTGACTTAACCTTTAAGTCTAAGGAAAGGATCAAGGAGCTTTTTGCCCAAGCCGAACTTTTCAAAAAATACGAAACCGGATTTTATTCCGACGACGAATTCAGAGACGTGGTACGCCAGACCTTGAGCTATCCTTTGAACGATCAAGAGATAGACGAGGCCTGGAATGCCCTGCTCTTAGAAATACCAAAGGAGAGAATTGACTACTTAGAAAGGTTAAAGTTTGATATCCCCATTTATCTGCTATCTAATACCAATTCCCTACATATAGAGTATTGCCAGCAATATTTCCGACAAGCATTTGGTATTGCAAACTTTACCAAACTCTTTGAAAAGGCCTTTCTTTCTTATGAAATGGGCCTTTGGAAACCGGATTATGCCATCTATCATCAAGTAATTAATGAAATAGGTGTTAAACCGGAAGAGATTCTGTTTCTGGATGATAATCCGGATAATGTGGAGGCCGCTAATGAAGTGGGCATTCGTGCTGTTCAGATTTCTCCCCATGAATCCTTCACAACGCTTCTGCCTAATTTATTGTGAAGAAATACCGTACCCATATTCTCCTCTTTTTGGCTAGCGTATTAACCACTACTTTAGCCGGGGCGGAATGGATATATGGGAAGGCGTTTCTAAACGGGGAAATGGGCATGGATCATTTTAAAGAAGGATTCAAGTTCTCCATTCCCTTTTTGCTTTTCTTGACTACCCATGAGTTTGGACACTATTTTGCGGCTCAATGGAAGAAGATAAAGGTCACCTTGCCGTACTATATTCCTGGGTGGATAGGGATCATTATGTCCATAGGAACCTTTGGGGCATTTATAAGAATCAAAGATCCGGTTTATTCCCGAAAGGATTTCTTTGATATCGGCATAGCGGGGCCCTTAGCCGGAGCCGTAGTAGCTTTGGTTTGTTTGTACTTTGGGTTTCAGTACATGCCTGGAGACGAATACATCTATGGCATTCATCCTGAATATCAATCTTATCCCGGAGATTATAGAGAGCTTTTGGATAAGAATGCCAGTGCCTTTGAAGCCATAACCTTAGGGAAAAGCATGCTGTATTCATTTATGGAAAACACCTTTGGTAATCCCGACTTGCTTCCTCACCCTTATGAACTTTCTCATTATCCCCTGATTCTGGCAGGATTTCTGGGATTGCTTTTTACCGCCATTAATTTACTGCCCATAGGTCAACTTGACGGGGGGCACATCTTGTATGGGTTAGTGGGACCTAAAGCCTTTCGAGTGATTTCTCCTTCGGCGTTGGTGTTGCTGGTAGGGTATTCCGGCCTGGGGATGTTTCAGGTACAGGAATGGGCTGCTGGCGCTGACTATCTTCTTTATTTGCAGTTTTTCCTGTATGTATACTTTGTATACTTATGTTTTTCCAAGATATTTACCAATAGAACAAGCAACTGGATTTTGACTTTGGCCGTAGTGCTGTGTCAGCTTCTTCTTACTCAATGGCAACCTGGCATTATGGGCTATCCCGGGTTTTTAGCCTTTGGCTTCCTGATAGGTAGAGTGCTGGGAGTGTATCATCCACCTACATTTGATGTTGGGCCTTTGGGGTGGGGAAGACAGATCCTGGGCTGGTTAGCTATGTTACTGTTCGTACTTTGTTTTATACCCTATCCCATTTCCTAAATGGAAGCATTATACATTTGGTGGTTCAAGTCCAAAGGATGGAAGATCATCGGAGATATAGATCCGGGCTTGAAGAAGGCCATGATCGCTGTGGCTCCGCATTGGAAAAGTGAAGATTTCTTTGTGGGACTGGCTTCCAGGGCGCTCCTGAAAAGAAGGATTTCTTTTTTTGGGAAAGCGGAGCTCTTTAAGCCTCCCTTTGGTTTTATATTCAGAGCTTTGGGTGGAATACCTGTGGATAGAACGAGAAAGGGGAATTTGGTTGAGCAGCAGATCTATACCATCAAGGGCTTAGACGAGGCTTTGATATCTTTGGCTCCTGAAGGAACAAGAAAAGATGTGGGGCGCCTACGTTCCGGATTCTATTATATAGCCGTAGGGGCAGAGATGCCCATTATTAGAGTGGGTTTTGATTATGAGAGGAAGGAAGTGCTTATAGCTGAACCCTTCTATCCCAGCGGGGATTTTAAGAAAGATATGATGACGTACTTTGTGCCTTTCTATGAGAGAATTGGCGGACCACAGAAGTCCTGGATAGCACGTTATAGAGAAGGAATTTTTGATCATTAAACGATAAATGGAAATGAAGAAACAGACAAAGGTTATCAAGATTCAGTCTGAACGGACACACAACAGAGAGAATTCTACCCCGCTATACCTGACCAGCAGTTTTTGCTACGAAGATGCAGCACAAGGAAAAGATCTCTTTGATGGAACACTAGAGGGAAACATTTATTCCCGCTTTTCTAATCCTACTGTACAGGAGTTCGTAGATAAGATCTGTGTACTGGAAGAATTAGAAGACGGAGTAGCCACAGGGACGGGTATGGCAGCGGTGTTTGCATGTTTTGGGGCGCATCTTTCTGCAGGTGACCATTTGGTTTCTTCAAAAGCATTGTTTGGTTCTTCTCACCAGATTATCACTCAGATCCTGGTGAAATGGGGGATTAGCTACACATATGTTGATGCTTCCGCACCGGAATCAGAATGGGAAGCGGCCATTCAGGAGAATACTAAGATGATCTACTTAGAGACTCCTTCTAACCCCGGACTTGAAATCGTGGATTTGGAGATGATAGGCAGACTTGCGAAGAAGCATGATTTAATCTATTGTATAGACAATTGCTTTGCAACACCAGTATTGCAGGTTCCAAGCCAATTTGGCGCCAACCTGGTTTTACACTCGGCGACCAAGTTTATGGATGGTCAAGGGCGTGTTCTAGGTGGAGTAGTGGTAGGTACCAAAGAATTGATAGAAAAAGTGAGATTCTTCACCCGTCAAACCGGACCGGCTTTATCTCCTTTCAATGCTTGGGTATTATCCAAAAGTTTGGAAACCTTGCATTTGAGAATGGAAAGACATTGTAGTAATGCCCTTGCTTTGGCTACTGCTCTTGAAAAAGTGGAAGGAGTAAAGCAAGTGAATTACCCTTTCCTTGATTCTTTTAAGCAAAAGGATTTGGCTAAAAAGCAGATGAGTGCCGGTGGAGCCTTAGTTACATTTGAATTAGAAGGTGGATTTGAGAGAGTAGTTAGATTTACCAAATTACTTACTATTCCTTCTTTGACTTCAAATCTAGGGGATAGCAGAACCACCATTACCAATCCATTTACGACTACGCATTCCAAGGTGCCAACCGAAGATAAATACGGTTTAGGCATCTATGAAGGTAGCATGCGCGTATCCGTAGGTTTGGAAGATATAGATGACCTTATTCAAGACTTTACTCAAGCCATCCTTGGTTCAAAATAATAGTTTACCCTTCGTAGAGGATTTCATTCAGATAATCTACGAAGGGCTTTAATCTCTCTATGTGTTTCAGCAAGTTTTCTTTGAAATCAGGAGAAAGTACTTCTTCGTTAGTGAACTTTTTCATAAAGAACAGGGATTTGTATTTGAGCAGATGGATCTCCGGATGATCTTCTGCATAGCCTTTAGGTGCACGTTTGAGTTGTTCACCGTGTACCAGTGGAAAGTGTTTTTTGAATTCTGAATCCTCAATAATGTTTTTAAGTTCTTCCGGATTGTAGTCGATCTCTTGTCGGAACGTAGCCAATTCCTCTGCAGTAGGGTTCCAGATTCCGGCACCCAAGAAGGTTTCCTGATCTTGGAGATGGAAATAGTAGTCTATTTTTCCTGAATTCTTACCGTTTTCTCCGAATGCAGCGGCCAGATGTATCTTATACGGTTTCTTGTCTTTGGAGAATCTCACATCTCTGTAGATGCGGAATATGCAGTCTTTGATCTGGGTATCATAGTATTTTGGCTCCACCTCTTTTAGCTCCTTAAGGATGCTGTCAGAGAATTGGGTGAAGTTGTCTTTTGCAGCTTCAAATTCCGATTTATGTTCCTGGAACCATTCCCTGGTGTTATTATCCGTTAGCGCTCTTAAAAAAGCGAAAGTTGAAGCCTTGATCATGTATTTTCTATATTTTTGTGAAATATATTGTAGAATCGAATTTTATCCAAAGGAGTATGGCGAGAATATTGACGGGGATCCAAGCTACGGGTCGCCCCCACTTAGGAAACATCCTTGGGGCTATTGAACCGGCTGTGGCTCTATCAAAGAAACCGGAAAACGAATCCTATTTATTTATTGCTGATTTACATTCTCTTACTACCATAAAAGATCCGCAGGTGCTTGTAGAAAATACCCGGGCGGTGGCATGTGCATGGCTAGCTTGCGGATTAGATCCGGAGAAATCCTTTTTCTATAGACAATCCAGATTGGCGCCATACCATACGGAATTGATGTGGTATTTGAACTGTCTTACTCCTTATCCTATGCTTGCGAATGCTCATTCGTTTAAGGATAAGTCGGAAAAGCTTTCTGACGTGAATGCAGGTTTATTTACCTATCCGGTTTTGATGACAGCGGATATCATCCTGTATCAGGCGGATTTTGTGCCGGTAGGAAAGGATCAAAAGCAACATTTAGAGATAGCTAAGGATATAGCGGAAGTCTTTAACCGAGTATACGGTGAGGTCTTTAAGATCCCAGCGCCTTTTATTAATGAAGAGGTGATGACCATTCCGGGCATTGACGGAGCGAAGATGAGTAAGTCGTACAACAACTACATTGACATCTTCCTTCCTGAGAACGAGTTGAACAAGGTAGTGAAGAAGATCGTTTCTGATGCAACTCCTCTGGAAGAGCCTAAGAATCCGGATACGGACAATACCTTCAAGATATTTAGTTTGGTGGGGACACCTGAGCAGGTGGAGACCATGCGTCAAAATTACCTTGCCGGTGGATACGGTTACGGTCATGCGAAGAAAGAGTTGTTTGAAACCTTATTGACCCGTTTTGCCAAGCACAGAGAAATCTATAATTATTACTTTAACGACACTGAAGCACTGGAAAAGCAGTTGAGAATAGGAGAGGAGAAGGTAGAAGAGGTAGCGCGTAAGACCATGGAAGAAGTGCGTAAGGTTATGAAATTCTTGTAATGGAAAGCCTACTGGATTGGGATAAGCAGTTGTTCATCTTTTTGAACGGCTACCATACTCCTTTTTGGGATAAATTCTTTTTGATTTATACCAATGCCAAGTCATGGATACCCGTGGTATTGATTCTGTTGGTGATGCTTTTTCGAAGTTTTCACTGGAAGCAGGCTTTGGTGTTTGTGGCTCTAATAGCAATAGGAGTAGGGGTTAGTGATTATGTCGCTTCTGGCATTATGAAGCCTAATTTCGCCCGACTGCGCCCTTGTCACGACTATCTGAACGAGATGATCTTAGTAGGAAATTGTGGAGGCAAATACGGTTTTGCTTCTTCCCATGCGGCTAATGCCTTTGGAATATTTATGGGCTTTAGTTTGGTCTTTTCTGAAAACAAGCGATTGTTCTGGGTGCTGTTAGCCTGGGCTACCTTGATGGGATATTCCCGCATCTATGTGGGGGTTCACCATCCTGGTGATGTGATCGTAGGGGCGCTGATAGGCATTTTAGTCCCTCAGATTATTTTCTATCTTTATAAGAAAATAAAACTCAAATCATGAAAAAATATCTGTTCTTCTTCTGTGTTCTAATGGCCATTCAGGTTCGTGCTCAGGAAATCACACAAGGGCAATGGTGGAATGAGGAGAAAGAGGGTAAGATCCAGTTTTACGAACAAGGGGGGAAGCTATACGGGAAGGTAGTATGGCTGAAGGACGGAGATGTGAAAGATAAGAACAATCCGGACCCTAAGTTGAGAGATAAGTCCTTGGTAGGTTTGACCTTTTTGAAGGGCTTCACGGCCGATGGGCAGGATTGGAAGGGAGGTCAGATCTATGATCCTAAATCCGGCAAGACCTATTCCGCCACTATTAAATGGGCGGGTAAGAACACCTTGAATGTGCGGGGGTACATAGGGGTTTCCTTAGTGGGCAGGACCACGAGGTTTACTAGAGTTGAGTAAAATGGGTATAAGATTCCGTAATTTATAGAAGACTGATACCGTCTACTTTTCGGAGATTCGCTAAAAAATAAACGATCATTATGAATAGTAGGAGAGAATTTATCTTCAGTAGTGCTGCAATAGGTGGGGTTTTAGCTCTAGGTTCATTTTGCCCAAAAGATTTCCAATACAGAATTTTAGGTCAAGGCAAGGCTGCATTAAAAGTATCCCCTCTGGGTTTGGGGTGTATGGGGATGAGTTATCATCGGAGTTTTGTCCCTGACGAGAAGGCAAGTTTGAAGTTGCTGCGCAATGCTTATGAGGCGGGCATTACCTTCTTTGATACCGCGGAGGCCTACGGGCCATTGACGAATGAAAGACTGGTAGGCAAGGGTGTAAAGTCTTTTCGTAAGAACATTGTCCTAGCTACTAAATTTGGATTTATCAACGGTAAACCTTCAGAGGGTCTTGATAGCCGACCGGAAACCATACGTAGAGTGGTTGAAAATTCACTTAGGAGTTTACAGACTGACTATATAGATCTGTTGTACCAGCATAGAGTAGACCCAAAGGTGCCTATTGAGGAGGTGGCAGGAACGGTGAAGGAGTTGATAACGGAGGGAAAGGTGAAGCATTTTGGATTGAGTGAATGCAGTGCAGGGGTATTGAGGAGGGCACATAAAGAGCAGGCGGTGACGGCTGTACAGAGTGAGTACTCATTGATGACGCGTTTACCGGAAGTGGAGATACTAGGTACATGTGAAGAATTAGGGGTAGGTTTTGTGCCTTACAGTCCTCTGAGCAGGGGGATGATTACGGGGTATTTGAATGAGAGGACGAAATATAATGCATTGAATGACAATAGGTCCACTTTGCCCCGATATCAGAAGGAATTGGTGGTGGCGAACTGGCCTTTGATAGATACTTTGAAGGAATTTGGAGATCAAAGGGGATTAACGGTGGCGCAGGTAGCTTTAGCCTGGCTCTTGCATCAGAAGCCCTGGATAGTTCCAATTCCTGGCACGACCAAATGGGCGCATATGCAGGAAAATTTTGCCGCTAGGGAAATTGATTTTTCAGATGAGGAGTGGAGTTCTTTGCAATCTCTGTTGGACAAGATTATTATTCACGGGGATAGATACACCGGTATATCTGCTCAGCAGACCCAGAAGGAATAGCAAGTGTCTGATCTTAGGAGCTTTGCAGGGTTTGGAGGATATTTTTTCGAAAAAATAGTTTTTCACATTTGCAGAAAAGGCCCTTTTCCTCTATCTTTGCAACACTTTTAACCGCCGGTCCTATAGCTCAGTTGGTTAGAGCACCTGACTCATAATCAGGTGGTCCCTGGTTCGAGCCCAGGTGGGACCACTTAACTATCAAGGAGTTAGACAATCGTCCGACTCCTTTTTCTTTTTACTTGCCCAACATTTTGCCCAACATTTTTGATTATTAATTTAAGAAATTAGAACGTTTCCTGCCCTCTAATTTTAAAAATTAAAGGACAGGAAAAATAATCTTAAAAATTATTTCCGTTACTAAGTCAGTGGAGTCCATTATAGCATTCAGCTCATAATCTCAAAAAAATGGTGCTGGTAACTTCTACCGGATATAAGAAACTCAATGGAGCTTTCCTTTCCATTACTCTTTACCATTTCAACAGCTACCATCTGATTGAGAACGTATCTATCTACAGGGCTCCTACAGCGCACAAAAAAAGGGCAATATGCCCTCCTTAGTTTCCCTGACCTGTCCACAAATAATATCGAGAACGGGTCTATTACTTTAAACGGTCTGTTCATCTGAGAAACCAGCTCGGCTCATTTTTGTTAAAAGATTCTGTCAGGTGATGAATAACCTGTGAGGCATTAAGTCCCCGATTCAGGAAACTATCAATGTAAGACATCTTATTGGCTCCTGTAAAGAGGTTATACAGATTCCAAAGGCTTATATCTCCTGTATCTGTCCTGCTAAAATCTTCATCAGCCAGGTAATCTCTGGCTACCATGCTTAACTGATTCTCTCCGAACATAAACTCCGGTAAAGTTTTCTTCTCCTGTGCAGGCAGGTACTGATACAGCTTCGTTCTTCCCAAAAAGGTTACAAACTGGCTTTCTGTAAGATAGTATTCCGGGAACTGCCTCAAGAGTGTAAGCTGATTCTCGATATTGTACTCCACAAACAAAGCAAATATCTGCTTCATCAGCTCCGTGATACTTCTTGCCTTGATCGTTCCTGTATAGCCATCTGACCAAATACACATATTGCAGCAGACTTTATTCTGAAAGCCAATGAATACTTTGAAATGTTCATCAGCTCCTTTCCGGTTATACAAGTTATCCAAATTATAGGCCTTAATTCCTCCTATGGTCAGATTGAGCTTATTGCCGTTAATAGTAGAACTGATAGAGGGTATTTCCAGCACAAAGGCCATTCTCTCATAGTAGATGGTTTTTTCATGCTCTAACAACTCCTTGGCTGGCTTATCTTTCGCTTCGGGTATTCTGCCTTTGATGGGGTGAGAAACACGAATAGAGGGCTTTAAAATGGTCTCATGAGGGAATACCTGTCCTGATACTTCCTGAACACAGTTAATGAAATCCTGATGCGATATCACAGGTTCATTATCCTTTACAAAAACCGGAATGATATGCTCATGTTCCAGTTCAAACATATTCATAGGACTGGTATTGGCCACTATGAACGGCAGTTCTGTAGATGACTGCTCCCCGGTGACGAGGTGACGATCTACTTTAACTAATTCCATTTTGAACATAATTTGGGGTTAATTGGAGTTTTCTTTGATTGAAATCAGGTTTAAACTGCTGCTGCACCTCTTTGGAGACACTTTCAAACAGGGAAAGAAGCTCCTGTAGGCTATTACAGCTCTTAATCAGGGTCTCATAG harbors:
- a CDS encoding DUF3871 family protein, whose product is MELVKVDRHLVTGEQSSTELPFIVANTSPMNMFELEHEHIIPVFVKDNEPVISHQDFINCVQEVSGQVFPHETILKPSIRVSHPIKGRIPEAKDKPAKELLEHEKTIYYERMAFVLEIPSISSTINGNKLNLTIGGIKAYNLDNLYNRKGADEHFKVFIGFQNKVCCNMCIWSDGYTGTIKARSITELMKQIFALFVEYNIENQLTLLRQFPEYYLTESQFVTFLGRTKLYQYLPAQEKKTLPEFMFGENQLSMVARDYLADEDFSRTDTGDISLWNLYNLFTGANKMSYIDSFLNRGLNASQVIHHLTESFNKNEPSWFLR